The genomic stretch AGTTGGAAATTGATGTTTCGACAGCAATCACAGAGGTAAGCAATGGttacaacaaaaacaaatagttccatGTCGGATAGGTTATTAACTTTATGCATAACTTTGTGAAGACTGGACCAACCTTCGGTAGAAAAATGATGACTGGCTACCTGGCGTCTAAAGGAATTTTTGCTTCGGAACATCGGGTTGGAAGAGCTCTGCGTGGAATTCACAGGCCCTATCATGAAACGAGATCTAGGGTATGCCTATGTCTGAACTAATTAAGATTTAAGCATAAAACGGAGATTAATTTACTTAATTCTGAGGTGGGCCTTTATTAAGCTAGGTAATGCCATAATGCAAATGCACAAATACCACTACTGGCCCGAGGGAGGTGTTGAATTCTGAAACGCTGCTTTCTCTGTTTTGTCTCAGAGAATATATGATATTTTCTACTGCACTCCGTTAGATGATCCAGGTATAACTTAATGTAAAGAACAGAACTTACCTGGTGTTTTGAATGTCAATGGAAAAATATCCAGCTGATTTTTAATCAATGTTTCACATTAACTGACAGTATGATATACACCATCATTTTGTATTTCCACTTATGAACAtggtttcatttattttccAGGGTCTCCGAAACTTCAATCCAGTGCCCTATCATGCTGCATACATGGGTCATAAAGTTCATTTAGATCAGAATGAAAAACTGGCAATGTTTGGGGTGACCCATGTTATCGCTGTAGATGGGTACAGCAGCAAAGTTGTAGCTTATGCAACAATGCCGGTAAAGAATAATCTGACTATTTATGAGGAAGTTTACAGGTTTGTTTTGGTTTGATTATTTTACTTTTGTTATATATGTAATGTATTTACTGTTTTCAATAGAAAACGTTACATTTGAATCTCATTTTGTATCATAGGCAAACAAACAGTCCTCAAGTATTTAATGATAACACATTTCTGACATCTCCTAGGTCAGCTGTTGTCAACTATGGGCTGTGGGATCAGGTCAGAGTCGACCACGGCAAGGAATTCTACTTGTCACTTTTTATACAGGAAATCCTTGCACCCTATAGGCACAATCAAGACAAACCATCATATTGTCAAACAACATCAACAAAGGTAAAAAAATGTTCTATTTGTACttttaaatgttatatttaCTTATAATTCCATGGCTTTTGTGGACAAATTTTGGCAGTTTCATGAGCCCCTCTAATTTTGTCTTTAATAGATTAGTGTCCGTGTTGGAAATGGAAACTTCATTCTAACACTGTTTCCCACAAAGGCTATGCTTTACATTCACAGCTATTCAGTAGCTTGGTGTAACTTAAAAATAGCACTTTATGTCCATTACAATAAGAAATGCAGTGTAGACATTGCTAATATCTCAAATGACTGTTGTAGCAAGAAATATCTTATACAAAGGTTTACAGAGCCCTGACATtgcttttcatttaaaaacctttgactgTTAGTGTACACATTCATATTTGTGTCTGTCTCCTCTAGAATCATAAAGTTGAGCGACTCTGGCCTGAGATAAACAGCAGGGTCAATTACCCTTTAAAGGAAGCTCTGATCCATCTGACTGACCAAGAACTCCTTGACATGGACTGTAACATCAGCAGATATTGTGTGTCTAACTTGACGGGCCAACTGTGCAAGATTGGAATAAAAAGAGTTGTAGAGGCCTGGAATGAACACAGAATCCCTGGTATGataaattatataaaacatAGATGATTCAGAAACacgttttgttattttattaacaCAAAAATTTAAATTACAGGAAAAGGAATCCCAAATCAACTAGCAGGAGGTGGATGTCCAAAAAAAGTCTCAGAAGTGTTACTGCCTCATGCATCTGAAGCAGCCAACCTTTACAATGAGGAACTAAGAAGCACCTTAACAACTGACTCATCATTTGGAACAGACCCTTTCACATACGAAGAACAGAAGGCTACTGTTGAACGGGTTTTCACCGAAACTTACCCTGACATAGCAGAGTTGCTAAACAGCACAGTCAACAAAAATCATTCCCCTTTTAAAGATGCAGTGCTCTATCTTATAAACTTAACTAAAAGGCACATGCAGTAATCTTATGTATATAACAAAGAAAAAAGTTATATATTCCTGTTCTAGGGTCTCATTGAACACTGAGAACACAGTATAATAAACAATTTAACAAATAGGCTACTTAACCTAAAAGTGTGGTCTATAGATGCAGCACCTAATCCACATTCATGACATCCTTCAAGGCAAACAATCCCTCAGACAGGCCAGCAACAGTAATTACATTGGTTCTGAAGTTTTCCTCTCTACATTTCACACACTGTGATGCATTTTGAAGCCACTGGTCAATGCATACTTTGCAACCTATTAGGCTTTTGCAGCAGGTGGAAAAAACAGGTTCATTCATTGgccctaaaaataaaaaaggaatgaggcaaatgagaaaaaaatctgttccaGATAATTTTATACAGAAGATGAAGTAAAATATCTACATACCTTTGCACACAGTACAGCTGAAAGCAGCTCGCACTTGCTCAGCCTGTGCTTCTGTTAAGATACATGCCACTTGTTCTCTGCTGGTCATCTCAGAAAGTCTTGTATAATAAACAATTTAACAAATAGGCTACTTAACCTAAAAGTGTGGTCTATAGATGCAGCACCTAATCCACATTCATGACATCCTTCAAGGCAAACAATCCCTCAGACAGGCCAGCAACAGTAATTACATTGGTTCTGAAGTTTTCCTCTCTACATTTCACACACTGTGATGCATTTTGAAGCCACTGGTCAATGCATACTTTGCAACCTATTAGGCTTTTGCAGCAGGTGGAAAAAACAGGTTCATTCATTGgccctaaaaataaaaaaggaatgaggcaaatgagaaaaaaatctgttccaGATAATTTTATACAGAAGATGAAGTAAAATATCTACATACCTTTGCACACAGTACAGCTGAAAGCAGCTCGCACTTGCTCAGCCTGTGCTTCTGTTAAGATACATGCCACTTGTTCTCTGCTGGTCATCTCAGAAAGTCTTGTATAATAAACAATTTAACAAATAGGCTACTTAACCTAAAAGTGTGGTCTATAGATGCAGCACCTAATCCACATTCATGACATCCTTCAAGGCAAACAATCCCTCAGACAGGCCAGCAACAGTAATTACATTGGTTCTGAAGTTTTCCTCTCTACATTTCACACACTGTGATGCATTTTGAAGCCACTGGTCAATGCATACTTTGCAACCTATTAGGCTTTTGCAGCAGGTGGAAAAAACAGGTTCATTCATTGgccctaaaaataaaaaaggaatgaggcaaatgagaaaaaaatctgttccaGATAATTTTATACAGAAGATGAAGTAAAATATCTACATACCTTTGCACACAGTACAGCTGAAAGCAGCTCGCACTTGCTCAGCCTGTGCTTCTGTTAAGATACATGCCACTTGTTCTCTGCTGGTCATCTCAGAAAGTCTTGTATAATAAACAATTTAACAAATAGGCTACTTAACCTAAAAGTGTGGTCTATAGATGCAGCACCTAATCCACATTCATGACATCCTTCAAGGCAAACAATCCCTCAGACAGGCCAGCAACAGTAATTACATTGGTTCTGAAGTTTTCCTCTCTACATTTCACACACTGTGATGCATTTTGAAGCCACTGGTCAATGCATACTTTGCAACCTATTAGGCTTTTGCAGCAGGTGGAAAAAACAGGTTCATTCATTGgccctaaaaataaaaaaggaatgaggcaaatgagaaaaaaatctgttccaGATAATTTTATACAGAAGATGAAGTAAAATATCTACATACCTTTGCACACAGTACAGCTGAAAGCAGCTCGCACTTGCTCAGCCTGTGCTTCTGTTAAGATACATGCCACTTGTTCTCTGCTGGTCATCTCAGAAAGTCTTTTAATTGCCACCGTCACATCCGGAAGACTTTGGGCAGCAAGAATCACCTCTTCAATCTTCTCATAGACATCGTTCAGGCCGGCAGTGTCATCCTCTTTTCTAGTAAAGATGTAATTAATTATTGTCTAATTTGAAGCACTTTGTTCCATATAAAGGGTAGTTACCTTGATCTTCTTCTTTTGCCACTTTGCAATTCTGCAAATTCAGTCTCTGCTACAGCAATAACTTTGCGGGCATTTTGTTTCCAGTAGATGGATCCTGTGGAGGGGAAACAAACATTAGCAGATTTCACTAATAAGAAATACATGTAACAtacataatattaaaattaCGTATTTTCCCCATTTCTCTGTCTACAGGATAGTAGATACAAAACCTTATTTCTGTAGTGTTTACAATTGAGACattcattttatgaaaatatCAGGATCTTAACAGTGTACAGTGTGTTCTGTGTACATGTGAGGAACATTCCATTAGAACTAGCTAAGAACATAAATGAGTATTTCTATTGTAGTCCACacaaattttaaattaaataaaatataactgtACCTCTTGTTCCCTCAGAATCTAGAACTTCATTACCCTGTGCATCTGTGAGGACTAATGGGTCATAGCTTCCAAGAGCCTCTTGGACTTTACTAAGTATGCCCAGCACAGTAGCCTCGCTCTCCAAGAATCGGATCACCACCATTTTGCTTGGTCTTAGTTTGCCATTCACCGAGTCAGCAATGAACACAGATCTAGAATATGATGTAAAAAATACTGTCAATACCTTGAGCACAAATCacattatatgtatatatacacacacacacggtacaTTAATGAAAAGAGACAGCATGGTAAGAAAAATCTAAGAGTAAACTATGGATTTTACTTTAATATTCATGAATGAACTGAAGTTAAACATACCGCTGAAATGAGCGAGTCATCGAGGCTCGTGGAGGAACAGCAGAAGAAACGGCAAATGAACTTGAAGCAGCGGGTGAACCCAGAGCAGCACTTGGGCGGGAAAAGGAGAAGCGCTGGGTGGTGCCTGCGCCTGTGAACTGTGGTGGGGTGCTTGCATCCACATTAGCACCGTCTCCGTGAACTTCATAATGAGCCCGTGGTGTAAGGTTGAACGTGCTGAATATCCCCGTGGACAACGGGAATATGGCTGTGTTTGACTCTTCCGTTAAATAAAGGCTTTGTGCTGATACCTAGGTTgttcattaaaatgaaaaattatgATTGGCTTGCACTTACTGTAGTAAtcaagcattttaaataatacatcTTTTGGAACTTAGTCAGTATTGTAAATTAAGTGTAAAAATCTATTAAATCTACCGAACTTTTTAGAATGACTAGCTAGCATGCCCACACGTCACTTGGAAAGTGAAGTGTCTAGCAGGAACACGATCCTTAATTGTTCGACAATAATTAATTACCTGGAAAATTCTTCCAATTTTATCTAGCGTCATATCATCCTCTCTCATGGTGACCCGTTTGTGGTCCCTAAAAAGGATATAATTGTCCATGCTTGCAGTCACGCTTACCGAGCAAACGAATGGACTAATAACGTAGTCACAAGTCCAACCTTTTCCGGGTCAAAACATAAGCCAATTAATGTTAAATTACCgttagaaaaaaataagactagacaatgtgtcaaattattttgtttcaaacaTTATATAACTGCAAAATATTCTGATAGGAAAATAAAGCTGTAtcttcatttttcttttattcgTATAACGAAATAGCAACAAAATGACTTCTTTTTTGATTTTCGTTTTACTTCTGGAAATAGAATAACGAATGATCGCAAAGGCACACGGACCTCAAATAGAATCATATTTGGATACGCAAAAATTATTACAGGAGGCAGTaatgtaaaaacaaagaaacatgcaTGATACAATTTTAGAGCTAAATGTTACATTTCGTTTGTTGCTGATCAGAGTGATCTTGATCCTGAAAAAATGTCCTCTTCAGAAGCAGACTGGGAGCAGCAGCAGTTGCTCCTGGCCCATTGATACAGCGATTCACCGGTAATTATCGAGGTAGCCCGTCCATCCCTTCAGACTTCTCACTGTTCAGATAGTGAGTTAATCATCCCATGGTAGTTAGCTGGCTGCTGGCGGAAGGTCCACTAGAAGGGGAAGCCCTGATTCCGTGAATTCCAGATTCCAATTCTGCAACCAAACAAAAACGTAAGTTTATTTGGAACTATACACTTAAGGTATAATAGAGAAAACGCAACCGTGCTAACCAAGAATAGAGGAGAAAGGGGTAATATAGTCAAAATCGTGCAGTGGTCCATTAGACTCCACCGTAGTGAGGTCGGTCCGTGTACGTGAGTATAATTCGTTTTTCAACTTTAGacggaaaaaacaaaaacgaaaaAACGGTCCGTTTTCTCCATTTCGACTAGACCAATCCCAAAGGGAAAATTGGAAAACGGCATATTTCGCGTTTATTAGTTGTCTGTCTTAAGAGATCAGAAAACGCCTCGTATTCCGTTTGTCTGGAGGTAGGCGGGGTTATTGGTGTCCCTTCTGTCATTGGCCAGGTACATCGCGaagaccacgccccccccccccccccacaaggtcGTTACAGAATACGAGTTTCGGGTCTCCCCTGAGAGTCTCTTAATGCTGTCATTGAGGAATTCCTAGCTCGCCTGTGAATTAATACATTGTACAACCCCTTTTTGCCTATAGGACAGCACGTCTCCTATAACATTTCacaaggttggagaatacagagaGAGGGATCTTTGTCCATTAGTCTTTGCAAAGTCTCTCTAGATTGTCCAGGGTCCTGGGTCCTCTCTTATatactctcctcttcagctcaccCCGCAGGTTTTCTATGGGATTTTGGTctggggactgagatggccatggaAGAAGGTTGATTTTGTGTCTGGTGAACCATTTCTGTGTTGATTTGGTCATATGTTTTGGATCATTATCCCGCTGAAACACCCAGTGACAACCtattttcagttttctggcagaggccatcagatttttatttaaaatgtcctAGTATTTCAATGTGTTTATGATGCCATGCACTCTACCAAGGTTCCCAGGGCTATTGGAAGAGAAACAGGCCCACAGCATCACAGGTCCTCCACCATATTTAACAGTGGGCATGAGGTGCTTTCCCGCATATTCGTCCTTTGTTTTACGCCAGACCCACCATGAGTGTTTGTTGCCAAAAAACTCAATCTTAGTCTCATCTGACCAAAGCACACTGTTCCAGTTTAAGTTCCAGTAGCGTTTAGCAAACTCCACACGTTTATATCTGTAACTGTAGGACAGTAAAGGCTATTTCCTGGCATGCCTCCCCAACAACCAGTTGTTTTAaactttttaattattgctCTGACTGTAGATACGGCTAAGTTTAGGCGAGTAGCTATTTTCCTGTAGCCATTTCCTGACTTATGAAGAGCAACACACCTCTGCCTTACTTGAATGGCATGTTCTCTTGCCATTCCCATTTTGAGAGGTGAGTAAGACAAATGGGCCATGACGTATTTACACCCCCGAGAAACAGGAAAACATGGATTACTAAAAAGTTGCTAAACATTCTGATTAACAAGAAAGTAAggaataaatgacaaaaatgctttaattacatttatttcataGGACTTCTTAGGGGGCggtgtggtggtgcagtgtttagcactgttgcctcacgcctctgggaccatgtgtgtggagtttgcatgttctccccatgttgtcgtggggtttcctccaggtactctggtttccccccacaggccaaagacatgctgaggctgattggagttcctaaattgctcataggtgtgcatgtgtgagtgaatggtgtgtgagtgaatggtgtgtgagtgtgctctgcgatgggctggccccctgtcctgggttgttccctatctcgtgcccgtagcttccaggataggctccggaccccccacgacccaatGTCATTCCTCAATGACAGCATTAAGAGACTCTCatatggagttaattttgtgccaaaagtatcaatcaaaattttgaaaaccgcaagcaaatcattaagtatcagaatgaaaatttgtattacaaatatcaaaaaagtctaataaaatcattttatccttcttcttctctaatttgttttgcttctggaatgtttttctttgcttttggatttttttttttgcttctggaatatttttctttgcttttggattttttttttccttttggaatgtttttttgcttctgacttttggcactgttttaacgggtgggcgggccttagcagcttacacgtctattggtcagTTGGAATTTACACTGACCACGCCTAtaaccatctga from Paramormyrops kingsleyae isolate MSU_618 chromosome 10, PKINGS_0.4, whole genome shotgun sequence encodes the following:
- the LOC111838688 gene encoding uncharacterized protein isoform X1 → MRIMVSLEPYSEIISDMLRRHATHADISQHLQNIGVGRGCSVMSIRRFCDAQNLKRGVSDAQLEIDVSTAITETGPTFGRKMMTGYLASKGIFASEHRVGRALRGIHRPYHETRSRGLRNFNPVPYHAAYMGHKVHLDQNEKLAMFGVTHVIAVDGYSSKVVAYATMPVKNNLTIYEEVYRSAVVNYGLWDQVRVDHGKEFYLSLFIQEILAPYRHNQDKPSYCQTTSTKNHKVERLWPEINSRVNYPLKEALIHLTDQELLDMDCNISRYCVSNLTGQLCKIGIKRVVEAWNEHRIPGKGIPNQLAGGGCPKKVSEVLLPHASEAANLYNEELRSTLTTDSSFGTDPFTYEEQKATVERVFTETYPDIAELLNSTVNKNHSPFKDAVLYLINLTKRHMQ
- the LOC111838688 gene encoding uncharacterized protein isoform X2, with product MRIMVSLEPYSEIISDMLRRHATHADISQHLQNIGVGRGCSVMSIRRFCDAQNLKRGVSDAQLEIDVSTAITEGLRNFNPVPYHAAYMGHKVHLDQNEKLAMFGVTHVIAVDGYSSKVVAYATMPVKNNLTIYEEVYRSAVVNYGLWDQVRVDHGKEFYLSLFIQEILAPYRHNQDKPSYCQTTSTKNHKVERLWPEINSRVNYPLKEALIHLTDQELLDMDCNISRYCVSNLTGQLCKIGIKRVVEAWNEHRIPGKGIPNQLAGGGCPKKVSEVLLPHASEAANLYNEELRSTLTTDSSFGTDPFTYEEQKATVERVFTETYPDIAELLNSTVNKNHSPFKDAVLYLINLTKRHMQ
- the LOC140593283 gene encoding uncharacterized protein, which translates into the protein MDNYILFRDHKRVTMREDDMTLDKIGRIFQVSAQSLYLTEESNTAIFPLSTGIFSTFNLTPRAHYEVHGDGANVDASTPPQFTGAGTTQRFSFSRPSAALGSPAASSSFAVSSAVPPRASMTRSFQRSVFIADSVNGKLRPSKMVVIRFLESEATVLGILSKVQEALGSYDPLVLTDAQGNEVLDSEGTRGSIYWKQNARKVIAVAETEFAELQSGKRRRSRKEDDTAGLNDVYEKIEEVILAAQSLPDVTVAIKRLSEMTSREQVACILTEAQAEQVRAAFSCTVCKGPMNEPVFSTCCKSLIGCKVCIDQWLQNASQCVKCREENFRTNVITVAGLSEGLFALKDVMNVD